The Salvelinus alpinus chromosome 30, SLU_Salpinus.1, whole genome shotgun sequence genomic interval agtttacagtctagccagacacctaggtatttgaagttgtccacatattctaagtcagaaccgcccagagtagtgatgctagatgggcgggcaggtgcaggtagcgatcggttgaagagcatacatttagttttacttgcatttaagagcagttggaggccacagaaggagagttgtatggcattgaagctcatctggaggttagttaacacagtgtccaaagaagggccagaggtatacagaatggtgtcgtctgcgtagaggtggatcaaagaatcaccagcagcaagagcgacatcattgatgtatacagagaaaaagttggccagagaattgaaccctgtggcacccccatatagactgccagaggtccggacaacaggctctccgatttgacacactgaactctgtctgagaagtagttggtgaaccaggcgaggcagtcatttgagaaaccaaggctgttgaatctgccgataagaatgctgtgattaacagagtcgaaagcctaggccaggtcgatgaagactgctgcacaatactgtcttttatcaatggcggttatgatatcgtttaggaccttgagcgtggctgaggtgcacacatgaccagctctgaaaccagattgcatagcggagaagttacggtggattcgaaatggtcggtgatctgtttgttaacttggctttcgaagaccctagaaaggcagggtaggatagatatatgtctgtaacagtttgggtctagggtgtctccccatttaaagagggggatgaccgcggcagctttccaatctttggggatctcagacgatacgaaagagaggttgaacaggctattaATAGGGGTGATGTTGACACCCGAGTTTGAGTTGTGACATTTCATCACTGACCTTTCACCTTTTCTACCAAAAGATGATCAAGCAAATACATTTTTGACAACATCAAACGTATGTACATGGATAATGTAGCTAGCTGGACCAATTGGATCAATGTTAAGTTAACTAAATGTATCAttagtaatgttagctagctaatgtaccAAGCTAAAAATCGCCATGGTTGAAGAATTGTTCAGATTTGAACAAGAGCATGTCGGATTTTCCAGTTACGATGAGCATTTGAAGGCAGCAATGGTGTGCTTGCTGAAGGGAACAACAGTGTTATTCCTCATACTTAAAAAGAAACTCGCCAGTCACACAAACACTCAACATTCAAGAATAATTTatcctattttttatttatttttttatttcacctttatttaaccaggtaggctagttgagaacaagttctcatttgcaactgcgacctggccaagataaagcatagcagtgtgaacagacaacacagagttacacatggagtaaacaataaacaagtcaataacatggtagaaaaaaaagagaatctatatacaatgtgtgcaaaaggcatgaggtaggcaataaatcgaataattacaatttagcagattaacactggagtgataaatcatcagatgatcatgtgcaagaagagatactggtgtgcaaaagagcagaaaagtaaataaataaaagcagtgacGGAAAGGTTGTAGTCATAGGATAAGGCACAATCTTATGCACATGAGCAGTACTGGTACTTGGAAAACCGAAATAGATCACTTCAAAGTAACAATATAATGATTGCCTAAAAAAGGTAGATGGTGTtgaaacaatgttttttttttaacaagatTCAATACTTATCTATCTAGAATGCTTCTTAAAAGCATGCTTAACAGCTAACTCTTTTCCATTAGCTAAATAATTTACAATGAATTTAAGGGCTAATTAGTCGCTAATACGTACGCAATGCagaggcacacttaaccatcaaAAATATGTAACTTTAAACTCTTTGATCTTTAAAATGATCACAAGGCCAGATCAGTATTTAGCACCGTCAATGTGTCCAGCCAGATACACCAGATGAAAGTTAACTCTAATCTAGGCAATCTAATCCAAACTGTGAAAGCGTTTCATTTTTCAAGATTCCAGTCAAATTAACTACCACATGTTTTAAGGTTGTCTTGTGCATCTCAGTGTCCATTCAGCCCCAgtctcctcctccactcacccCCGTCTTGCCCTCTCCTCAGTGGGTATAAAAGAGGACGTTTATTTTCCAACTTCACTTCATCTGGAACCTCCAGCCTCATCAATCTGATCCACTGAACTACTGAACCACACGGACTGTGAGTATCAAAGCGGGAGTTTAGCAACTTAAGTTTCTGGGTATAGCATGTCTCCTGCTATATGTTGTGTAGCCTTGGCAACAACTGAATTATCTGGTGTTCAGGGATACAGCCATTTTAAACCTAGCTTCCTTTTCCACTGAAAACGGTTGTGGGAACtcttacgcctgctacgttaagTTATATTTTGTGTTACAGGTGATAACGCCAAGTTGTGATTTGAATTTGctaaaaactgaaatgtcttttGGGGCCACTTAAACTCTTGCCAACAGTCAGGGTGCCTCAATTGAGTGGAAGAGTGCTAgtcgggcctcccgagtggcacagtggtctaaggctgtgccactagagattctgggttcgagtcccggctgggagacccatggggcggctcacaattggcacagcgttgtctgggttaggggagggtttggccggcagggatgtccttgacCCATcatgcactagtgactcctgtggcaggctgggcgcagtgcacgctgacatggtcgccaggtgtacggtgtttcctccgacacattggtgcggctggcttccgggttaaatgggcattgtgtcaagaagcagtgcggcttggctgggttgtgtttcagaggacgcatggctctcgaccttcgcctctcccgagtccgtacgggagttgcagcgatgtgtagacaagactaactaccaattggatgccATGAAATTTGGggggaaataaaaaataaagagtgCTATTCACCATTTGAAAGGTGGTCCATTGAATGGGCCATTATATTACTAATTCAAAAGTGATTAAATTACACATTTTTGCCATGGGAATATTTGCTTTAGGAATTTAGAAAAGGCTAGCGATATGTAATTTTTGCTAAGCagagttttatttatttattctttattTCAGAATCATGAGCAAGAACTACATGTCCAAGTATGATGAGATGCGTAAGGGAGACTACATGTGGTCCAATAACAAGGAATACAAGGCAGTTTTCCAGGTAGGTACATTTACAGCTATTGCTGAACCAGTGGACAGTGGCTCCCAAACTGtgtggtaaaacattttttttttaatggttatTCGCATACACATCCTTACCACAACCCTTTATCTCATCTGCACAGGAGGACGGTAACTTTGTCATCTATGGCTGGAGGCAGATGTGGTCCTCTGACACCGCCGGACAGCGTGACGCCTACCGCCTGTGCATGCAAGACGACAGCAACTTTGTCATGTACAAGAGGGATAACAAGATGATGTGGCAAACCAAGAGCCAGGCTCAAGGGTTCAAGATGTGCCGCATGTACCTGCGTAACGACGGCAACCTGGTCGTCGAGAAGGACGGAGAAGAAATGTGGAACTCTTCTTCCTCCAAGGGTCACAAGCAGTGAACGTCCTGACTCGGTCCGAACGGGCATCAAAGAAGATGACCTCTGTACATCTGTACCATCAGTCAAATGCCTTGTGTTCAAATATCCCACTTAGAAATTGAGTAATGTGCTTTGCATGCTTTGTGTATGTGTTATGCTAGTGTGGTTATTGGAACATAGCCTTAATGTATCGGATTCACAGTGAAATGATTATCCAATAAACCTTTTAAAAATGCCCCCAAAAACTGTCTTGTGAAGCATGTTATTTTAGTTTCTGATGGTGGTCTGTTGAGCTCGATGAGAAATGCATCCTTTCCATGAAGTAATCACTGATCTCATAAAGTTGGCAAGAGGAAAGCATTAGGTTAACTTTGTTatactttattttgatagttccCTACAGATGATCTACAGATGCTCAAACATCAACatgttgatatatatatatatatatatatatatatatataatagccTGCTAGGTTAACGGT includes:
- the LOC139560107 gene encoding B-type lectin plumieribetin-like, encoding MSKNYMSKYDEMRKGDYMWSNNKEYKAVFQEDGNFVIYGWRQMWSSDTAGQRDAYRLCMQDDSNFVMYKRDNKMMWQTKSQAQGFKMCRMYLRNDGNLVVEKDGEEMWNSSSSKGHKQ